The Streptomyces seoulensis genome contains a region encoding:
- a CDS encoding Eco29kI family restriction endonuclease, whose protein sequence is MDEVSPVHGSGIYALYYCGANPLYAEISSPDCRVPVYVGQARPAGVRKGTAEEKPDATTLWDRIYEHKQSLHQVRDLEISDFRVRYLVAIEAFVSIAERVIIQHHRPVWNSIVDGFGNHDPGANRRKDSYRPAWDELHPGRWWAHPDNMPTPSKTAADVSRARIRDLLTGRLSEEAVLAIEAEQAEQAEEGERD, encoded by the coding sequence CTGGATGAGGTCAGTCCGGTACATGGGAGTGGCATCTACGCCCTGTACTACTGCGGGGCGAATCCTCTGTATGCTGAGATTAGTTCGCCAGACTGCCGCGTTCCTGTATATGTCGGGCAGGCCCGGCCCGCAGGCGTGCGGAAGGGCACTGCTGAGGAGAAGCCCGATGCCACCACACTGTGGGATCGGATCTACGAGCACAAGCAGTCGCTCCACCAGGTCCGCGACCTGGAGATCTCGGACTTCCGGGTTCGGTACCTGGTCGCGATCGAGGCGTTCGTGAGCATCGCGGAACGGGTGATCATCCAGCACCATCGGCCAGTGTGGAACAGCATCGTCGACGGCTTCGGAAACCACGACCCCGGAGCCAATCGGCGTAAGGACAGTTACCGCCCCGCCTGGGACGAACTGCATCCGGGCCGTTGGTGGGCCCATCCGGACAACATGCCGACGCCGAGCAAAACAGCAGCGGACGTATCCCGTGCCCGGATCCGTGATCTTCTCACTGGAAGGCTGTCCGAAGAAGCTGTTCTCGCCATCGAGGCGGAGCAGGCGGAGCAGGCGGAAGAGGGTGAGCGCGACTGA
- a CDS encoding response regulator, protein MSGASGRVLVVDDSKGIRQLIKVNLELEGLEVVTAVDGAECLDVVHHVRPDVVTLDVVMPRLDGLSTAARLRADPRTRDLPLAIISACTQYEVESGLDAGVDAFLPKPFEPDELVRLVKGLLERSDRRHGGDGASGLADGVCFGG, encoded by the coding sequence GTGTCAGGCGCGTCTGGCCGGGTGCTTGTTGTGGACGACAGCAAGGGCATCCGGCAGCTGATCAAGGTCAATCTCGAGCTGGAAGGGCTTGAGGTGGTGACCGCGGTCGATGGTGCCGAGTGTCTCGACGTGGTGCATCACGTGCGCCCCGACGTGGTCACGCTCGACGTCGTCATGCCCCGTCTCGACGGGCTCAGTACCGCCGCCCGCCTCCGCGCCGACCCCCGTACGCGCGACCTCCCGCTCGCCATCATCAGTGCGTGCACCCAGTACGAGGTCGAGAGCGGGCTCGATGCCGGCGTCGACGCGTTCCTGCCCAAGCCCTTCGAGCCCGACGAGCTGGTCCGCCTCGTCAAGGGGCTCCTGGAGCGGAGCGACCGGCGTCATGGGGGAGACGGCGCCAGCGGGCTGGCCGACGGGGTCTGCTTCGGCGGCTAG
- the nrtL gene encoding ArgS-related anticodon-binding protein NrtL, with product MTPAELSRTVLDAVRRAVDAGELGVDLPERVTVTEPGPGGCGDFATNVALRLARPAGLPPLRVAEILRARLLDAEGVDVVVVTGPGFLNITLRTREELLTGLVREIRERGTEYGHGDALAGRTVVLRVPYEVRAEVVADSVARLVATQGGRAEIEHGEPVNLRPVPAPEDPAPLGADAARWALLHPAAHDRPRITADHLVQREINPLFRVRYAHARVRALTRNARDLGFAAEPGDLHLGSAGYPDTADAGVPRSGVHAARAVGSAGGVAARPGTGAAGTGEPGSGAQVHAACTPAAGAPGAPGAPGAGGPGSGGPGPESSDAGHAPSGVSATGTRSPSASVPGTPAEPHPHPHLHPLQTPLTDHPRILTTAATAHAPDRLARHLLTVADALLPLLPEVLPVGEEKPTAAHRARLALAEAAGAVLAGGLSLLGIDAPEHL from the coding sequence GTGACCCCCGCCGAGCTCTCCCGTACCGTCCTGGACGCGGTGCGCCGTGCCGTGGACGCCGGTGAGCTGGGCGTGGACCTGCCCGAACGGGTCACCGTGACCGAGCCCGGCCCCGGCGGGTGCGGTGACTTCGCCACCAACGTCGCCCTCCGCCTCGCCCGCCCCGCGGGCCTGCCCCCGCTGCGCGTCGCCGAGATCCTGCGTGCGCGGCTCCTCGACGCCGAAGGCGTGGACGTCGTCGTCGTCACCGGGCCCGGGTTCCTCAACATCACCCTTCGCACGCGCGAGGAACTCCTCACCGGGCTCGTCCGCGAGATCCGCGAGCGCGGTACGGAGTACGGGCACGGCGACGCCCTCGCCGGGCGGACCGTGGTGCTGCGGGTGCCGTACGAGGTGCGTGCCGAGGTCGTCGCCGACTCCGTCGCGCGGCTGGTGGCCACCCAGGGCGGCCGGGCGGAGATCGAGCACGGCGAGCCCGTCAATCTGCGGCCCGTACCGGCGCCGGAGGACCCCGCGCCGCTCGGAGCCGACGCCGCCCGCTGGGCCCTGCTGCACCCCGCCGCGCACGACCGGCCCCGGATCACCGCCGACCACCTCGTGCAGCGCGAGATCAACCCCCTCTTCCGCGTCCGCTACGCCCACGCCCGCGTACGCGCCCTCACCCGCAACGCCCGCGACCTCGGCTTCGCCGCGGAACCCGGCGACCTCCACCTGGGCTCCGCCGGGTACCCGGACACGGCCGACGCGGGCGTACCGAGGTCCGGCGTCCACGCCGCGCGTGCCGTCGGCTCCGCCGGCGGCGTCGCCGCCCGGCCGGGTACCGGTGCTGCCGGCACCGGCGAACCCGGTTCCGGGGCCCAGGTCCACGCCGCGTGTACCCCCGCTGCCGGTGCCCCCGGTGCCCCCGGTGCCCCCGGTGCCGGTGGTCCGGGTTCGGGCGGCCCCGGCCCCGAAAGCTCCGACGCAGGCCACGCCCCCTCCGGTGTCTCCGCGACCGGTACCCGATCCCCCTCCGCCTCCGTGCCCGGCACCCCCGCCGAACCCCACCCCCACCCCCACCTTCACCCCCTCCAGACCCCCCTCACCGACCACCCCCGCATCCTCACCACCGCCGCCACGGCCCACGCCCCCGACCGCCTGGCCCGGCACCTCCTCACCGTCGCCGACGCGCTCCTCCCCCTTCTCCCGGAGGTACTCCCCGTCGGGGAGGAGAAACCCACGGCCGCCCACCGTGCCCGGCTGGCGCTTGCCGAAGCCGCCGGGGCGGTGCTCGCCGGTGGCCTGTCCCTGCTCGGCATCGACGCACCCGAACACCTCTGA